A portion of the Methanofastidiosum sp. genome contains these proteins:
- the argS gene encoding arginine--tRNA ligase: MLKKLKNELEDSIRKAAGLKDIVIVFSRPPDFKLGDIATPLSFELAKRLKKNPIQIAKDIVDTIILPEGIEKAETSGGYINFFFDRKYFSEKTVESIITENGSYGKGEKKNDKVMVEYSQPNTHKSFHIGHLRNVCLGDALANIMEFSGYETVRANYIGDVGAHVAKCLWGYMKFYDSFIPENNKGEFLGKVYSEADNKIKESEEYQEEYKVVLKNLYSGDKKTIDVWQMTREWSLEEFNRIYKELGVNFDIFLYESEVKDEGTKIAKELLDKGVAKEKDGAVIVDLKEFGLDEFVILRSDGTALYSTKDLALAERKFQDFKIDLSLYVVGSEQKFYFKQLFKTLELMGFKQAKRCYHLSYELVMLEEGKMSSREGNVVLYSELKDVVKKEALNQVRERNISNAESISEIVTLGALKYSMMKDNNKRIIFNWKKALDFEGDTAPYIQYAHARASSILKKLGELQSEFEIEELNEKEYKLVSLLSEFPEVVEKSSVDYRPDYVSNYVYDVAKCFNEFYHECHVINAESNKEFRASLVKATKIVLHNALALLGIKAPEEM; this comes from the coding sequence TTGCTCAAAAAATTGAAGAACGAGTTGGAAGACTCAATAAGAAAAGCGGCTGGTTTGAAAGACATCGTGATAGTTTTTTCTAGACCTCCTGATTTTAAACTGGGCGATATTGCAACACCCCTGTCCTTTGAACTTGCAAAAAGATTAAAAAAGAATCCAATTCAGATTGCAAAGGATATTGTAGATACAATTATTTTGCCAGAAGGGATAGAGAAGGCAGAGACTTCTGGCGGTTATATAAACTTCTTTTTTGATAGAAAGTACTTTTCAGAAAAGACAGTTGAATCCATAATTACTGAAAATGGCTCTTATGGAAAGGGAGAAAAAAAGAACGATAAGGTAATGGTTGAGTATTCACAGCCCAACACTCACAAATCATTTCATATAGGGCATCTTAGGAACGTGTGCCTTGGAGATGCGCTTGCAAACATAATGGAATTTTCTGGCTATGAAACTGTTAGGGCAAACTATATTGGTGATGTAGGTGCCCATGTTGCTAAGTGCTTATGGGGTTATATGAAGTTCTATGATAGCTTCATCCCAGAAAATAACAAGGGGGAGTTCCTCGGGAAGGTCTATTCTGAAGCCGATAACAAAATCAAAGAATCTGAGGAGTATCAAGAAGAGTACAAAGTTGTCTTAAAAAATCTTTATAGTGGAGACAAAAAAACTATCGATGTCTGGCAAATGACAAGAGAATGGAGCCTTGAAGAGTTCAACAGGATTTACAAAGAGCTTGGAGTTAACTTTGATATTTTCTTATATGAGAGTGAGGTCAAAGATGAAGGTACAAAAATAGCAAAGGAGCTTTTGGACAAAGGTGTGGCAAAAGAAAAGGATGGGGCAGTCATAGTTGATCTGAAAGAGTTTGGGCTTGATGAGTTTGTAATATTGAGAAGTGATGGTACCGCACTTTACTCAACAAAGGACCTTGCACTTGCAGAGAGAAAGTTTCAGGATTTTAAGATTGATCTATCACTATATGTTGTTGGGAGCGAGCAGAAGTTTTACTTCAAGCAGCTTTTCAAAACATTGGAGCTTATGGGATTTAAACAGGCGAAAAGATGCTATCACTTGTCTTACGAGCTTGTCATGCTTGAAGAAGGTAAAATGTCTTCTAGAGAAGGAAATGTTGTGCTTTATTCAGAACTAAAGGATGTTGTGAAGAAAGAGGCATTGAATCAAGTGAGAGAGCGAAATATCTCAAATGCTGAAAGTATATCGGAAATTGTTACCTTGGGTGCACTAAAGTACAGCATGATGAAGGACAATAACAAGAGAATCATCTTCAACTGGAAGAAGGCTTTAGACTTTGAAGGTGACACTGCACCATATATCCAGTACGCCCATGCAAGGGCATCAAGCATTCTAAAGAAGCTAGGAGAATTACAATCTGAATTTGAAATAGAAGAGCTCAATGAAAAGGAGTATAAGCTTGTATCTTTACTCTCAGAGTTTCCAGAGGTAGTCGAAAAATCATCAGTTGATTATAGACCAGATTACGTTTCTAATTATGTATATGATGTTGCTAAATGCTTCAATGAATTTTATCACGAGTGCCACGTCATAAATGCTGAATCAAATAAAGAGTTTAGAGCTTCACTTGTAAAAGCAACTAAGATAGTTTTACATAATGCGCTGGCACTTCTAGGTATTAAAGCACCGGAAGAGATGTAA
- a CDS encoding transketolase has translation MKANEPLDDLTINDLKIKANKIRKDIIEMIYSAKSGHPGGSLSSADIVTSLYFHIMNHDPKNPSWSGRDRFILSKGHACPSLYAALAESGYFDVSELKKLRKPECLLQGHPCTKTPGIEISTGSLGQGLSIATGIALGLRLDGSPSRVFVVLGDGELQSGQVWEAMMAAPNFKLGNLTAIIDRNMLQIDGPTEKVMAIEPLKDKLKAFNWQVYEIDGHNIREIIETVNEGLKITDKPKIIIAHTVKGKGVSFMENNVGFHGKSPTDEEFKIAMKELEASS, from the coding sequence ATGAAAGCAAACGAACCCTTAGATGATTTGACGATTAATGATTTGAAAATAAAAGCTAACAAAATTAGAAAAGATATAATTGAAATGATCTATTCTGCAAAGTCGGGCCACCCCGGTGGATCTCTTTCTTCAGCAGATATCGTGACATCGCTATATTTCCATATAATGAATCACGACCCAAAAAATCCTTCTTGGAGCGGGAGAGACAGATTCATTTTGAGTAAGGGCCACGCATGTCCTTCGCTATATGCAGCGCTTGCAGAATCCGGTTACTTTGATGTTAGTGAACTAAAGAAGTTAAGAAAACCGGAGTGCCTCCTACAGGGCCACCCATGCACAAAGACCCCTGGCATTGAAATATCAACGGGTTCTTTGGGCCAGGGATTATCTATAGCAACAGGCATTGCATTGGGGCTCAGGCTCGATGGTAGCCCGTCTAGAGTATTTGTAGTACTAGGTGATGGGGAGCTTCAGTCAGGCCAGGTCTGGGAAGCCATGATGGCAGCACCAAACTTTAAGCTTGGAAATCTCACAGCAATAATAGATAGAAACATGCTTCAGATTGATGGGCCAACGGAGAAGGTCATGGCAATTGAGCCGCTCAAAGACAAGCTCAAGGCATTCAACTGGCAAGTTTATGAGATTGATGGCCACAACATCAGAGAAATAATTGAAACTGTAAATGAAGGATTAAAGATTACAGATAAACCTAAAATAATTATCGCACATACTGTCAAAGGAAAAGGGGTATCATTCATGGAGAACAATGTAGGGTTCCACGGTAAATCACCAACCGATGAGGAGTTTAAGATTGCAATGAAGGAGCTGGAGGCGAGTTCATGA
- a CDS encoding transketolase family protein, with the protein MTGFGVPRDAYGEVLTELGETRKDIVVLDADLSSSTKTSSFGKKFPDRFFNIGIAEQNMMGISAGLATTGKTVFASSFAMFAVGRVYDQIRQSIAYPKMNVKIVATHAGITVGEDGVSHQMIEDISLMCALPNMKVIVPADTFETKKTIREISLEKGPTYVRLGRSKVPNVFESEDEIKLGKAATLVDGDDITIIASGIMVSKSLEAAQKLKSEGISAGVVNLSTLKPIDRQAIIKSAKKTGCVVTAEEHNIYIGMGALVSSIISEEYPVPILRCGIKDTFAQSGDYELLMQIYNLTADEIYKLSKNVITMKK; encoded by the coding sequence ATGACGGGATTTGGAGTTCCAAGGGACGCATATGGAGAAGTTCTCACAGAGCTTGGAGAAACAAGGAAAGACATAGTCGTGCTTGACGCTGATCTATCCTCTTCAACAAAGACTTCATCATTTGGGAAGAAGTTCCCCGACAGGTTCTTTAATATCGGTATAGCTGAGCAGAACATGATGGGTATCTCTGCAGGCCTTGCTACAACGGGAAAGACAGTATTTGCTTCATCCTTTGCTATGTTTGCCGTTGGGAGAGTTTATGATCAAATAAGACAATCTATAGCGTACCCCAAGATGAATGTGAAGATTGTTGCAACTCACGCAGGGATCACAGTCGGTGAAGATGGCGTGTCTCACCAGATGATTGAGGATATTTCACTCATGTGTGCCCTTCCAAATATGAAAGTCATTGTACCAGCCGACACATTTGAAACAAAGAAGACGATAAGGGAGATATCTCTAGAAAAGGGCCCAACTTATGTAAGACTTGGCAGAAGCAAAGTTCCAAACGTATTCGAAAGCGAAGATGAAATAAAGTTGGGGAAGGCCGCAACTCTAGTTGACGGAGACGACATCACAATAATTGCATCAGGCATTATGGTATCAAAATCTCTCGAGGCTGCACAGAAATTAAAGTCTGAAGGTATTTCTGCAGGTGTAGTTAATCTTAGCACACTGAAACCAATTGACAGGCAGGCTATAATCAAATCTGCAAAGAAAACAGGCTGTGTAGTCACAGCCGAAGAACACAACATCTATATTGGCATGGGAGCACTTGTTTCATCGATAATCTCTGAAGAGTATCCCGTTCCAATTTTAAGGTGTGGTATAAAGGATACATTTGCCCAGAGCGGAGATTATGAGCTTTTGATGCAAATATACAATTTAACAGCCGATGAAATATATAAATTGTCAAAAAATGTTATAACGATGAAAAAATAA
- the fsa gene encoding fructose-6-phosphate aldolase encodes MKFFLDTANIEQIRDAASLGLIEGVTTNPSLISKEKKPFKEIIQEICKIVDGPISAEVTCSDYKGMIEEALKLSDIHKNIVIKVPITKDGLKAVKSLSEQGVKTNVTLIFSATQALLAAKAGASYVSPFVGRLDDISTDGMNLVAEIQQIYRNYFFETEVIIASIRHPIHVLQAAMMGADIATVPYDVLMKLIKHPLTDIGIEKFMCDWKKVEHKEI; translated from the coding sequence ATGAAGTTTTTTTTAGATACTGCAAATATTGAACAGATTAGGGATGCAGCAAGCCTTGGATTGATTGAAGGTGTTACAACAAACCCCTCACTGATCTCTAAAGAAAAGAAACCTTTCAAGGAAATAATTCAGGAAATATGCAAGATTGTAGATGGGCCAATATCGGCCGAAGTCACATGTTCTGATTATAAAGGGATGATAGAAGAGGCATTAAAGTTATCTGACATCCACAAAAATATTGTAATAAAAGTTCCAATCACAAAAGATGGATTAAAGGCAGTGAAGTCATTATCCGAGCAAGGTGTAAAGACGAATGTTACTCTCATATTTTCTGCAACACAAGCACTTCTCGCTGCAAAAGCAGGAGCATCTTACGTATCTCCATTCGTTGGAAGATTAGATGACATATCAACTGACGGTATGAACCTCGTAGCAGAGATCCAACAGATTTACAGAAACTACTTTTTTGAAACTGAGGTTATAATTGCAAGTATCAGACACCCAATTCATGTCCTACAGGCTGCAATGATGGGCGCAGACATCGCTACCGTTCCATATGATGTTTTGATGAAGCTTATCAAACACCCCCTTACAGATATAGGCATTGAGAAGTTCATGTGCGACTGGAAAAAGGTAGAGCACAAGGAGATTTAA